The Bradyrhizobium sp. LLZ17 genomic sequence GCGATCGAGAGAGCCAATCGTGCGACGCCATCCGAAAAGCGACGTCATCTCATTGCTGAGCAGTGCGGACGTGACAGTGTCTTCGCTCCAGCGCCAATAGCGAGGGTACGCAATGCGGTGGCGTTGAATAAGCTCAGTAGCCTGGACAGGAGCAATGCCCGCCTGGTAGGCCATCCTCTCCGCTCCGAGACCATAGTTGAGCCCAAGCACGACGGTCTTGCAGACGTCGCGAACTCGGGTGTGAGATTCACGGGTGGCCCCAGCTGGCACAAACCCTGCCCGTTGGCCGAATGCGAGATAGGGGTCGCCGCTCTCGTAGGCGTCAATTAAACCGACGTCACCAGACAACCCCGCCGCAATGGCGATCTCTTGGGAAGAAAAGTCGACATAGGCCAACCCCCAACCTTCGGGCGGTCGGATAATGCCCCGTTGCCATGCGGCTAGGCCAAACGCGAAGCGTTTGGCCGAAGGCTGATTGCGGCCGGTCTTGGAGGCAAACGGGGCGAGGAGCGTGCGGTTGCGGCCGTCTGGACCGACCGGAAGGTCGGGCAAGTGCATGCTGGTCAGAGCCTGCCTGAGCTCGCGCAGCTGCTTCAGTACGGGCCAGACCAACGACTGCTCCTTGAAGGTTTCGTCGTCGAGTTTCAGAAAGCCAGCGTCGGTGCGCGGCCAGGGGATGCCATGAACGCGCAGAAACTCATCGAACCGACCGCGCTTAAACCTCAGGCCATCGTAAACGCCGTAGTCGGCATCGACGGTCTTGACCAGCTCCACGCGAGCGCGTCGCCAACCGTCGACAAAACTTTGGCGGAGTTCAGTATCGATCGGAATACCTGTGCGCTCCATCTTCGCTATCGCGGCCATGTATCGGCCCCGAAGCAGCGC encodes the following:
- a CDS encoding DNA polymerase: MSTLAGQLDAFARVSLVDFEFRALNGSRPDVVCMVVRDYRSGEVRRYWRNEIANFRECPFPVGPTDAMVAFYASAELGCMLELGWRLPSSVIDLFPEHRVQTNGLQLPAGNGLLGALAWRGLARIDVAAKDAMRDKVLYQSSWSETEQAEILAYCESDVDALAILLNAMSPTLDLPRALLRGRYMAAIAKMERTGIPIDTELRQSFVDGWRRARVELVKTVDADYGVYDGLRFKRGRFDEFLRVHGIPWPRTDAGFLKLDDETFKEQSLVWPVLKQLRELRQALTSMHLPDLPVGPDGRNRTLLAPFASKTGRNQPSAKRFAFGLAAWQRGIIRPPEGWGLAYVDFSSQEIAIAAGLSGDVGLIDAYESGDPYLAFGQRAGFVPAGATRESHTRVRDVCKTVVLGLNYGLGAERMAYQAGIAPVQATELIQRHRIAYPRYWRWSEDTVTSALLSNEMTSLFGWRRTIGSLDRPTSLMNFPMQANGAEMMRAAAIAATEAGIAVCAPVHDAFLIAAPIEQLDHDVERMRQLMAMAGRVVTGGINIRTDAKVVRYPDRYMDERGLDMWNRVVNLIDRPDAVCRLPSIAW